The following proteins come from a genomic window of Corynebacterium falsenii:
- the arc gene encoding proteasome ATPase, translating to MTQNTPEAHDSSSAAAPQSSQGPAQRTSQGPTSLRELQAANRTLGARNAKLVDMLQASRAKLAELNGRLEALAEPPSTYGTLLEVGPKAETAEVFTAGRRMRLMVSPLVNRASLTPGSTVRLGEGQQVVEATGYQDSGDIAQVVEIVGNRLIVADKVGEESVVKVAGELREDVLAKEVGTGDSVIVDRRSGWAFEALPRQEVSSLVLEEVPDVSYEDIGGLSRQISQIRDAVELPFLHPEIYTQYGLRPPKGVLLYGPPGNGKTLIAKAVANSLAKSMGTDDTSYFLNVKGPELLNKFVGETERQVRQIFEQARRVASSGRPVIVFFDEMEALFRTRGTGVSSDMESTVVPQLLSELDGVEAVGNVIIIGASNREELIDPAILRPGRLDVKIRIERPDLDAATDILAKHLTSDIPVSPALVEEQGGVVQAVDFLRRRIAEQLFAKDPAHRYVTLHFADGTTQDLYWADFVSGAMLANIVDRAKTLAIKEALHSVEAADSGADTTHGIAARHVDQAVLAEVGDTESLPDTTNPAEWARIYGHTTKRVVDISVAAAGR from the coding sequence ATGACCCAGAACACGCCGGAAGCACATGACAGCAGCTCCGCCGCGGCCCCGCAGTCGTCGCAGGGGCCAGCTCAGCGCACGTCGCAGGGCCCCACGTCGCTGCGCGAGCTCCAAGCCGCCAACCGCACCCTCGGTGCCCGCAACGCGAAGCTCGTCGACATGCTGCAGGCCAGCCGCGCCAAGCTGGCGGAGCTCAACGGCCGCCTAGAGGCACTCGCTGAGCCACCCAGCACCTACGGCACCCTCCTCGAGGTCGGTCCTAAGGCCGAGACCGCGGAAGTGTTCACCGCGGGGCGTCGCATGCGGCTCATGGTCTCACCGCTGGTCAACCGCGCTAGCCTCACCCCCGGTTCCACCGTGCGCCTCGGCGAGGGTCAGCAGGTCGTGGAGGCCACCGGCTATCAGGATTCCGGCGATATCGCCCAGGTGGTTGAGATCGTCGGCAATCGCCTCATCGTGGCGGACAAGGTCGGCGAAGAATCCGTGGTCAAAGTCGCCGGCGAGTTGCGCGAGGATGTGCTTGCCAAGGAGGTCGGCACGGGCGATTCCGTCATCGTCGATCGGCGTTCGGGTTGGGCGTTTGAGGCGCTGCCTCGCCAGGAGGTCAGCTCCCTTGTTCTGGAGGAGGTCCCGGACGTCTCGTACGAAGATATCGGCGGCCTATCCCGCCAAATTTCCCAGATCCGCGACGCCGTGGAGCTGCCCTTCCTCCACCCGGAGATCTACACCCAGTACGGCTTGCGCCCGCCCAAGGGTGTGCTGCTGTACGGCCCTCCCGGCAACGGCAAGACCCTCATCGCCAAGGCCGTGGCCAACTCGCTGGCCAAGTCGATGGGAACGGACGACACCTCGTACTTCCTCAACGTCAAAGGCCCCGAGCTGCTCAACAAGTTTGTCGGCGAGACCGAGCGCCAGGTGCGCCAGATCTTCGAGCAGGCCCGCCGCGTAGCCAGTTCCGGCCGGCCAGTGATCGTCTTCTTCGACGAGATGGAGGCCCTGTTCCGCACCCGCGGCACGGGCGTGTCTTCGGATATGGAGTCCACGGTCGTCCCGCAGTTGCTCAGCGAGCTCGATGGTGTGGAGGCCGTCGGCAACGTCATCATCATCGGCGCCTCGAACCGCGAGGAACTCATTGATCCCGCCATTTTGCGCCCCGGTCGCCTGGATGTGAAGATCCGGATTGAACGTCCTGATCTCGACGCCGCTACGGACATTCTTGCCAAGCATCTCACCAGCGACATCCCGGTGAGCCCCGCCCTAGTGGAGGAACAGGGTGGCGTGGTTCAGGCGGTGGATTTCCTGCGCCGCCGGATCGCCGAGCAGCTGTTCGCCAAGGATCCCGCGCATCGTTACGTCACACTGCACTTCGCCGATGGCACGACCCAGGATCTGTACTGGGCGGATTTCGTCAGCGGCGCGATGCTGGCGAACATCGTGGATCGGGCGAAGACTCTGGCCATCAAGGAAGCGCTGCACAGCGTGGAAGCAGCAGACAGTGGCGCGGACACCACCCACGGTATTGCGGCGCGCCATGTGGATCAGGCCGTGCTCGCCGAGGTGGGCGATACGGAGTCCCTGCCGGACACCACGAACCCGGCGGAGTGGGCACGCATTTACGGCCACACCACCAAGCGCGTGGTGGACATCAGCGTGGCGGCTGCAGGGCGCTAA
- the dop gene encoding depupylase/deamidase Dop — protein sequence MRPQGALHGGAPWNDERHNVEYRNLLASNNEGNNAQNDPARDAATGPYIIGSETEYGIVAVNEPEASPIVTSTQAVVAWAEHSGQGVNRRTRWDYENESPLRDIRGFDLRRYRRGSAPVLDPNAVGAANVIAANGARFYVDHAHPEYSSPESTTARAAVIWDKAGDIIMHQAAQASGAIEGQPELKIYKNNVDGKGASYGSHENYLYPRDWDVEKVNQALIPHFVTRQIYTGAGRIGLGQQGQQPGFQISQRADYIETDISLETTLNRGIINTRDEPHAVGAQWRRLHVIIGDANMSETAAYLKFGTTALLLRAVGAGADFSDMAMYEPVSDVQKISRDLTCSEPLRFYGNTTMTAIEVQREIRRRVIAALTGESGADAGAELSADDRNVVDVWEQTLNDLESDPLSTADRLDWTAKLALINGYRARGIEWTDPRLALVDLQYSDIDPARGLYHALVARGRMRTIVEPEAIEHAVHCPPRDTRAWLRGQLVAAYSDHVLAANWDSVVVDTPFNGQQAARIVMDDPRAFTASEVAGIFPCYNQKSAGANGGDGGDSGDSAGGATLDIAEVVQTLAALRPDKVEGVGTFV from the coding sequence ATGAGACCCCAGGGTGCACTCCACGGCGGCGCACCCTGGAACGACGAAAGGCACAACGTGGAGTATCGGAACCTGTTGGCGTCGAATAACGAAGGCAACAACGCCCAGAACGACCCGGCGCGAGACGCCGCGACCGGGCCGTACATCATCGGTTCGGAGACTGAATACGGCATCGTGGCTGTCAATGAGCCGGAGGCCAGCCCCATTGTGACCTCCACCCAGGCCGTGGTGGCGTGGGCGGAGCACTCGGGTCAGGGCGTGAACCGGCGGACGCGGTGGGACTACGAGAACGAGTCACCGCTGCGGGATATTCGCGGCTTCGACCTGCGGCGGTATCGCAGAGGCTCGGCGCCGGTGCTGGATCCGAATGCGGTGGGCGCGGCGAACGTCATCGCTGCAAACGGGGCGCGATTCTACGTGGATCACGCGCACCCGGAATACTCCTCGCCGGAATCGACCACGGCGCGCGCGGCGGTGATCTGGGATAAGGCTGGGGACATCATCATGCACCAGGCGGCGCAGGCCTCCGGCGCGATCGAAGGGCAGCCGGAACTGAAGATCTACAAGAACAACGTGGACGGCAAGGGTGCCTCCTACGGTTCGCACGAGAACTACTTGTACCCGCGCGACTGGGACGTGGAGAAGGTCAACCAGGCGCTGATCCCGCACTTCGTCACCCGGCAGATCTACACCGGGGCGGGGCGGATCGGGCTGGGGCAACAGGGTCAGCAGCCGGGATTCCAGATCTCGCAGCGTGCCGATTACATCGAGACGGACATCTCGCTGGAAACCACGCTGAACCGCGGCATCATCAACACTCGTGACGAACCGCACGCAGTGGGGGCGCAGTGGCGCAGGCTGCACGTGATCATTGGTGATGCGAACATGAGCGAAACCGCGGCGTACCTGAAGTTCGGTACCACGGCGCTGCTGCTGCGCGCTGTGGGTGCGGGAGCGGATTTCTCGGATATGGCGATGTACGAGCCGGTATCGGACGTGCAGAAGATCTCGCGAGACCTGACGTGCTCGGAGCCGCTGCGCTTCTACGGCAACACCACGATGACGGCCATTGAGGTGCAGCGGGAGATCCGCCGACGGGTTATCGCTGCGTTGACGGGGGAGTCTGGGGCAGATGCTGGCGCAGAGCTGTCCGCCGATGACCGCAATGTTGTGGACGTGTGGGAGCAGACCCTCAACGACCTCGAGTCCGACCCGCTGAGCACCGCGGACCGGCTGGACTGGACCGCGAAGCTGGCTCTCATCAATGGCTACCGGGCGCGCGGTATCGAGTGGACCGATCCTCGGCTAGCCCTCGTGGACCTGCAGTACTCGGATATCGATCCCGCCCGCGGGCTGTATCACGCGCTGGTGGCACGTGGCCGGATGCGCACGATCGTGGAACCTGAGGCCATTGAGCACGCGGTGCACTGCCCGCCCCGGGATACCCGCGCGTGGCTGCGCGGCCAGCTAGTGGCGGCGTATTCGGACCATGTGCTGGCGGCCAACTGGGATTCCGTGGTGGTGGACACTCCATTCAACGGACAGCAGGCCGCCCGGATCGTCATGGATGATCCGCGCGCTTTCACCGCTTCCGAGGTGGCGGGGATCTTTCCGTGCTACAACCAGAAGAGTGCTGGCGCGAACGGTGGAGACGGCGGCGACAGCGGCGACAGCGCTGGCGGAGCCACCCTGGACATCGCCGAGGTCGTGCAGACGCTGGCCGCCCTGCGTCCCGACAAGGTGGAGGGCGTCGGCACCTTCGTGTAG
- a CDS encoding RecB family exonuclease — MKPSLALSPSRANDYQQCPLLYRFRAIDKLPEPKTVAQVKGTLVHAVLEDLHKLPRGERTYPAAVKMLKPRWETMVDKDAELKELVPVDATMDFLVECRELVKGYFRMENPEGFDATDCEKYVNFTLPNGVPVRGFIDRVDTAPTGEVRVVDYKTGKKPLPRYSQQAKFQMLFYALVWWRMTGEIPAQLRLMYLKVADDMVLSPSPAELNYFERDVEKLWAQIMHDVETGEFAPRTSKLCDWCPHQDLCPAFGGTPPEYPGAPG, encoded by the coding sequence GTGAAACCTAGCCTTGCCCTTTCCCCATCCCGCGCCAACGACTACCAGCAATGCCCGCTGCTGTACCGCTTCCGGGCCATCGACAAGCTGCCGGAGCCGAAGACTGTCGCCCAGGTCAAGGGCACGCTGGTTCATGCCGTTCTCGAGGACCTCCACAAGCTACCCCGCGGTGAGCGCACCTACCCGGCCGCCGTGAAGATGCTCAAACCCCGGTGGGAAACCATGGTCGACAAGGACGCTGAGCTGAAGGAACTCGTTCCCGTCGACGCCACCATGGATTTCCTCGTGGAGTGCCGCGAACTCGTTAAAGGGTATTTCCGCATGGAGAACCCCGAGGGTTTTGATGCCACCGACTGCGAAAAATACGTGAACTTCACTCTGCCCAACGGTGTGCCGGTGCGCGGATTCATCGACCGAGTGGATACTGCTCCCACCGGTGAGGTGCGCGTGGTGGACTATAAGACGGGTAAGAAGCCACTTCCCCGCTACTCCCAGCAGGCCAAGTTCCAGATGCTGTTCTACGCCCTGGTGTGGTGGCGCATGACCGGGGAGATTCCGGCTCAGCTGCGCCTGATGTACTTGAAGGTGGCCGACGACATGGTCCTCAGCCCGTCCCCCGCCGAGCTGAACTACTTCGAGCGTGACGTGGAGAAGTTGTGGGCCCAGATCATGCACGACGTCGAGACGGGTGAGTTCGCCCCGCGCACGTCGAAGCTGTGTGATTGGTGCCCCCACCAGGACCTCTGCCCCGCGTTCGGCGGCACCCCGCCGGAGTACCCGGGCGCGCCGGGCTAG
- a CDS encoding WYL domain-containing transcriptional regulator has protein sequence MSTAVTNAEQFQRTLTVLAWFRNHPDGTFMEAAADLRMKTTQIKHELHQITLCGLPGHYPGSLVEVSMDRMRATVEYTAGLDHPVRLSPMEAGVVLLSLEAIRSTLPADKQPAVASASAKIQRVLPHGGQGTSDTPDEAGEVPAGGVEKREVAEPSPTILALRTAIDERRTVAMLYHSVSSDSFRRRHVRPDYLGLIDGETYLWAREENEHRADQGDEGDESVQKRFAVSRIDDVTLGEEGSAGAAVQPTIDREDPFDFAESEEWARVRVRADHAWMLEYYPMWLVDGDGDDANDGDGASDSEFFDVYLPNTGPWTVRLLTAFSQGLRAVEPLTLAEEVRQRAEDGLNAYAEHLGVKPSQP, from the coding sequence TTGAGCACAGCCGTGACGAACGCCGAGCAGTTCCAGCGCACCCTTACCGTGCTCGCGTGGTTCCGCAACCACCCGGACGGCACCTTCATGGAGGCAGCCGCCGACCTGAGGATGAAGACCACCCAGATCAAGCACGAGCTGCACCAGATCACTCTGTGCGGCCTGCCCGGCCACTACCCGGGATCGCTCGTGGAAGTGTCGATGGACCGGATGCGCGCGACCGTGGAGTACACCGCCGGGCTGGATCACCCCGTGCGCCTGAGCCCCATGGAGGCCGGCGTGGTGTTGCTCAGCCTGGAGGCGATCCGTTCCACGCTGCCTGCGGACAAGCAGCCCGCCGTGGCGAGCGCCTCAGCGAAGATTCAGCGCGTCCTTCCGCACGGTGGTCAGGGCACCAGTGATACCCCGGATGAGGCTGGGGAGGTGCCGGCTGGTGGCGTCGAGAAAAGGGAAGTAGCCGAACCATCGCCGACGATCCTTGCGCTCCGCACGGCCATCGACGAGCGCCGGACGGTGGCCATGCTGTACCACTCGGTATCGAGTGATTCTTTTCGACGCCGCCACGTGCGCCCCGATTATCTCGGGCTTATCGATGGCGAGACCTACCTGTGGGCGAGGGAAGAGAACGAGCACCGGGCTGACCAGGGCGACGAGGGCGACGAGTCAGTGCAGAAGCGCTTTGCCGTGTCACGGATTGACGATGTCACCCTCGGCGAGGAGGGAAGCGCCGGGGCCGCGGTCCAGCCCACGATCGACCGGGAGGATCCGTTCGACTTTGCGGAGTCGGAGGAGTGGGCGCGCGTGCGGGTGCGAGCCGATCATGCCTGGATGTTGGAGTACTACCCGATGTGGTTGGTTGACGGTGACGGCGACGATGCCAACGATGGCGACGGCGCTAGCGATAGCGAATTTTTCGACGTCTACCTCCCCAACACGGGGCCATGGACGGTTCGGCTTCTCACGGCGTTTTCACAGGGATTACGTGCGGTGGAGCCGCTAACATTGGCCGAAGAGGTCCGCCAGCGAGCGGAAGATGGACTGAACGCCTATGCTGAACATTTAGGCGTGAAGCCCTCACAGCCTTAA
- a CDS encoding tRNA (adenine-N1)-methyltransferase, translating into MAYSGRFTAGDRVQLTDAKRRHFTITLEEGKSFFTHKGEIKHDDIIGQHEGTVVTSSGAGEYLCFRHLLVDHVLSMPRGAAVIYPKDAAQILVEGDIFPGATVLEAGAGSGAMSMWLLRAVGEHGKVISYEIREDHLEYAEKNVSEYMGGHPANWDLRLGDLKEVRKEDVGEVDRVLLDMLEPWEMLDTVKDILIPGGVFMTYVATVPQLMKVMEGIRETGCFTEPKAWESLVREWKVEGLATRPEHRMNAHTAFLIWARRLADGVTAPRPQRRARR; encoded by the coding sequence ATGGCATACTCCGGCCGATTCACCGCAGGCGACCGCGTTCAGCTCACCGATGCCAAGCGCCGCCACTTCACAATCACCCTGGAAGAAGGCAAGAGCTTCTTCACCCACAAGGGCGAAATCAAGCACGATGACATCATCGGGCAGCACGAGGGCACGGTGGTGACGTCGTCCGGGGCGGGGGAGTACCTATGCTTCCGCCATCTGCTCGTGGACCACGTGCTGTCCATGCCGCGCGGCGCCGCCGTGATCTACCCGAAGGATGCGGCGCAGATCCTCGTCGAAGGCGATATTTTCCCCGGCGCGACTGTGCTGGAAGCCGGTGCCGGTTCGGGTGCAATGAGCATGTGGCTGCTCCGCGCAGTCGGCGAGCACGGCAAGGTCATCAGCTACGAGATCCGCGAAGACCACCTGGAGTACGCGGAGAAGAACGTCTCAGAATACATGGGTGGGCACCCCGCGAACTGGGATCTGCGCCTAGGCGACCTCAAGGAGGTTCGTAAAGAAGACGTTGGCGAAGTGGACCGCGTTCTGCTCGACATGCTCGAGCCGTGGGAGATGCTCGATACCGTCAAGGACATCCTCATCCCCGGCGGCGTGTTCATGACCTATGTGGCCACCGTCCCGCAACTTATGAAGGTCATGGAGGGCATCCGCGAGACCGGGTGCTTCACCGAACCCAAGGCGTGGGAGTCCCTGGTTCGCGAGTGGAAGGTCGAGGGGCTCGCCACCCGACCAGAGCATCGCATGAATGCGCACACGGCGTTTCTTATCTGGGCGCGTCGCCTCGCCGATGGTGTCACGGCCCCGCGGCCACAGCGCAGGGCACGCCGCTAA
- a CDS encoding ubiquitin-like protein Pup, with protein MTTGGQSQVTGGGGRDDDQDDFSQPTGGSGTEQLHVTGTDDLLDEIDGLLENNAEEFVRSYVQKGGQ; from the coding sequence ATGACGACTGGTGGACAGTCTCAGGTCACCGGCGGCGGTGGCCGCGACGACGATCAGGACGATTTCTCGCAACCAACCGGCGGCTCCGGCACCGAACAGCTCCACGTCACCGGCACCGACGACCTCCTGGACGAGATCGACGGCCTGTTGGAGAACAACGCCGAAGAGTTCGTGCGCTCCTACGTGCAAAAGGGCGGACAGTGA
- the tatA gene encoding Sec-independent protein translocase subunit TatA, which produces MNLGPWELLIIALVIFLLFGATRLPNAARSLGRSMRIFKSEMDEMKNDKNQPEAQQQAQQDAAITQAQQQAPVQGETPEQTRMRLEAQQQAQQGYQQPVQPQQPIQPQQAQQPVQPQQPVQQPNPNANGQNN; this is translated from the coding sequence ATGAACCTAGGCCCCTGGGAACTGCTGATCATTGCGCTCGTCATTTTCCTGCTTTTCGGAGCCACGCGGCTGCCTAACGCAGCTCGCTCCCTGGGACGGTCGATGCGCATTTTCAAGTCCGAGATGGACGAGATGAAGAACGACAAGAACCAGCCGGAAGCACAGCAGCAGGCTCAGCAGGATGCTGCGATCACCCAGGCTCAGCAGCAGGCACCGGTGCAGGGTGAAACCCCGGAGCAGACCCGTATGCGCCTGGAGGCTCAGCAGCAGGCGCAGCAGGGCTACCAGCAGCCGGTTCAGCCGCAGCAGCCCATCCAGCCGCAGCAGGCTCAGCAGCCCGTTCAGCCGCAGCAGCCGGTTCAGCAGCCCAACCCGAACGCCAACGGGCAGAACAACTAA
- a CDS encoding helix-turn-helix transcriptional regulator, with protein sequence MTPAASSRSNAHNRPTKPQWKQGAERLFNLIIALVNERRPRSVKWILDNVAGYEGEPRSAEKRFQRDRKALSDIGVHLTRSMDVDVTDEGSRPRELWSLDPSSLFLPEIEFTPEESDVLAVAGSWARSGEMAEAGASAFAKLAAAGARSAVRDTPGEQSSLVATLPDALRLDSQSFDAIFRALESGLVVSFFYYPSLLEEPQERTIEPWAYGAVGGKLYLTGFDRDRGGQRTFRLARIDNIEVHADFAEAQRPSLPATDLIMQGLQRAGEMVTATVEFPGEGAYELRTKMNADGTIGPVERAWLVRTAAAYAPNALVTSPPDVVQDIVDTLACAASTGSTASTGSTGSTGSSVNSAEHEEDH encoded by the coding sequence GTGACTCCAGCCGCGTCGTCTCGCTCCAATGCGCACAATCGCCCGACCAAGCCCCAGTGGAAGCAGGGCGCCGAGCGCCTGTTCAACCTCATCATCGCCTTGGTCAATGAGCGCCGGCCACGATCGGTGAAGTGGATCCTCGACAATGTCGCGGGCTACGAGGGCGAGCCGCGCTCCGCCGAGAAGCGCTTCCAGCGCGACCGCAAGGCACTCAGCGACATCGGTGTTCACCTGACACGCAGCATGGATGTGGACGTCACGGATGAAGGGAGCAGGCCCCGCGAATTGTGGAGCTTGGATCCATCCAGCCTGTTCCTCCCAGAGATCGAGTTCACCCCAGAGGAATCGGACGTGCTTGCGGTGGCGGGCAGTTGGGCGCGTAGCGGTGAGATGGCCGAAGCCGGCGCATCGGCTTTTGCCAAGCTCGCGGCCGCAGGCGCGCGCAGTGCCGTGCGGGATACGCCGGGAGAGCAGAGTTCGCTGGTGGCCACTCTGCCGGATGCGTTGCGGTTGGATTCGCAGTCTTTCGATGCGATCTTCCGTGCCCTCGAATCTGGCCTGGTGGTGAGCTTTTTCTACTACCCCTCGCTGCTCGAAGAACCGCAGGAGCGCACCATCGAGCCGTGGGCCTACGGTGCCGTGGGCGGCAAGCTCTACCTGACGGGGTTCGACCGGGATCGTGGTGGCCAGCGCACGTTCCGACTCGCGCGCATCGACAACATCGAAGTCCACGCCGACTTCGCCGAAGCGCAGCGCCCTTCGCTGCCCGCCACGGATCTCATCATGCAGGGGCTGCAGCGCGCCGGTGAGATGGTCACCGCCACGGTGGAGTTTCCGGGCGAGGGGGCATACGAGCTGCGCACCAAGATGAACGCCGATGGAACCATCGGCCCGGTGGAGCGGGCCTGGTTGGTGCGTACGGCGGCGGCCTACGCCCCGAACGCGCTGGTGACGTCGCCACCCGACGTGGTGCAGGACATCGTGGACACCCTCGCGTGCGCCGCCAGCACCGGTAGCACCGCCAGCACTGGCAGCACCGGAAGCACCGGCAGTTCCGTCAACTCAGCCGAGCACGAGGAGGACCATTGA
- the pafA gene encoding Pup--protein ligase translates to MGLETEYGITNVMESSRRLGPDEISRQLFSPIVEKYRSSNIYADNASRLYLDVGAHPEVATAECDSLHQLITYDRAGDMLVQQLATGAEQALADKGVGGSVYLLKNNTDSLGNSYGCHENYLVSRDIPLRSLGAQLLPFLVTRQLICGAGKLSIPYAGAPNENFGPGYTMSQRADHVWEGVSSATTRSRPIINTRDEPHADSSRYRRLHVIVGDSNMSEVTTALKVGSTLLVLEMIEAGVALPDFEMANEIRSIREIARDFTGQIPLDLRRRGTATPLEIQRSFFDAATRYLDSREEPEFTEFGWQGTPREQLQPVVDLWGRVLDCFDTGDFTPVSRDIDWVIKKTLMDKMAARPGLEPTDPRLSQVDLTYHDIHPDRGLFNVLVKRGFANTVVDPQAVQAAVNEAPATTRAALRGRFLAAARAHDVPVTVDWMRLKINGESGCEVLLGDPFANSNEAVDRMIAAMEGQ, encoded by the coding sequence ATGGGCCTGGAGACGGAATACGGCATCACCAACGTGATGGAATCCAGCCGTCGATTGGGCCCGGACGAGATCTCGCGGCAGCTGTTCAGCCCCATCGTGGAGAAGTACCGCAGCTCCAATATCTATGCGGATAACGCCTCGCGGTTGTACCTGGACGTGGGCGCCCACCCGGAGGTCGCCACGGCAGAGTGCGATAGCCTCCATCAGCTCATCACCTACGACCGCGCCGGCGACATGCTGGTCCAGCAGCTCGCCACCGGGGCCGAGCAGGCTCTTGCGGACAAGGGCGTGGGCGGCAGCGTCTACCTGCTGAAAAACAACACCGACTCCCTGGGCAACTCCTACGGCTGCCACGAGAATTACCTGGTCAGCCGCGATATTCCGCTGCGCAGCCTCGGCGCACAGCTGCTGCCGTTCTTGGTCACCCGCCAGCTCATCTGCGGTGCGGGCAAGCTGTCCATCCCGTATGCCGGCGCGCCGAACGAGAACTTCGGACCGGGCTACACCATGAGCCAGCGCGCCGACCACGTCTGGGAGGGCGTGTCGAGTGCGACCACCCGCTCGCGGCCGATCATCAACACCCGCGACGAACCGCACGCGGATTCCTCTCGTTATCGCCGCTTGCACGTGATCGTGGGTGATTCCAACATGTCGGAGGTCACCACCGCTCTCAAGGTCGGCTCCACCCTGCTGGTGCTGGAGATGATCGAGGCCGGAGTAGCGCTGCCGGACTTCGAAATGGCCAACGAGATCCGCTCCATCCGCGAAATCGCCCGCGATTTCACCGGTCAGATCCCCCTGGACTTGCGCCGACGTGGCACGGCCACCCCGTTGGAGATCCAGCGTTCTTTCTTTGACGCCGCCACGCGCTACCTCGATTCCAGGGAAGAACCGGAGTTCACGGAATTCGGTTGGCAGGGCACGCCGCGGGAGCAGCTGCAGCCAGTGGTGGATCTGTGGGGCCGTGTTCTCGATTGCTTCGACACAGGCGATTTCACTCCCGTAAGCCGGGATATCGATTGGGTGATTAAGAAGACCCTCATGGACAAGATGGCCGCCCGCCCCGGGTTGGAGCCGACGGATCCGCGACTGTCCCAGGTGGACCTGACCTATCACGACATTCACCCGGACCGGGGCTTGTTTAACGTGCTGGTCAAGCGCGGTTTCGCCAACACGGTGGTAGATCCTCAGGCTGTGCAGGCTGCGGTGAACGAGGCTCCGGCCACCACGCGCGCCGCCCTGCGCGGCCGTTTCCTGGCCGCGGCGCGGGCTCACGACGTGCCCGTCACCGTGGATTGGATGCGCCTGAAGATCAATGGCGAAAGTGGCTGCGAGGTCCTGCTCGGTGATCCGTTCGCCAATTCCAACGAGGCCGTGGATCGCATGATCGCGGCGATGGAGGGTCAGTGA